A stretch of Girardinichthys multiradiatus isolate DD_20200921_A chromosome 20, DD_fGirMul_XY1, whole genome shotgun sequence DNA encodes these proteins:
- the mdm4 gene encoding protein Mdm4 isoform X2 has translation MSSLSVQPQASSSSCRTLPGEGSQVKPKAPLLQILRVAGAQEDVFTLKEVMHYLGQYIMGKQLYDKQRQHIVHCQDDPLGELLEVESFSVKNPSPVYEMLKKYLVVIGCGDAAVNLSVGHECVEGGVEDRGQMCEGVVKAGVVAGSDGPLLPTPSQRRPRDPDDESLEGLPRSACKRPKLDVSLEEWDLSGLPWWFLGNLRNNYSRRSNGSTDIHTNQEEDTAIVSDTTEDLWILTEGESEQVSVEMKEAALEEGSGGEEGSFDDDYGGGKEEKSNREMQDEPDEDSQCLSDDTDTEISTQDAWQCTECRKYNIPLQRYCVRCWALQKNWYKDVPRLAHSLSVPDIPACSSLSAHDEEDDSDTGIDVPDCSRTVSDPVVLPSHSTADRPIPTAGMGKGKGPRPSGFHRHDQLSEGESQENLGMEVQDIRPEALLEPCKLCRVRPRNGNIIHGRTAHLLTCFPCARRLHKFQAPCPGCGKIIQKVIKIFIL, from the exons GTGATGCACTACCTGGGTCAGTACATCATGGGGAAGCAGCTGTATGACAAGCAGAGGCAGCACATTGTTCATTGCCAGGATGATCCTTTGGGTGAACTTCTGGAAGTTGAAAGCTTCTCTGTCAAAAATCCAAG CCCAGTGTATGAAATGCTCAAGAAGTACctggttgtgattggttgtgGTG ACGCTGCAGTGAATCTTTCTGTGGGCCATGAGTGTGTAGAGGGCGGAGTGGAGGATCGTGGTCAG ATGTGTGAGGGTGTGGTCAAAGCAGGAGTGGTGGCCGGAAGCGATGGGCCTCTTCTGCCCACCCCCTCTCAGAGACGACCTCGTGACCCTGACGACG AGTCTCTTGAAGGCCTGCCGCGCTCGGCCTGCAAACGCCCCAAACTGGATGTCAGCCTGGAAGAGTGGGACCTCTCTGGTTTGCCCTGGTGGTTTCTGGGTAATCTCCGTAATAACTACAGCCGCAGGAGCAATGGCTCCACTGACATCCATACAAACCAA GAGGAGGACACAGCCATTGTGTCAGACACAACAGAAGACTTGTGGATTCTGACAGAGGGCGAGAGTGAGCAAGTAAGCGTGGAAATGAAGGAAGCTGCCTTAGAAGAGGGAAGTGGAGGAGAAGAAGGTTCCTTTGATGATGATTATGGAGGAGGGAAGGAGGAAAAGTCAAACCGAGAG aTGCAAGACGAGCCCGATGAAGACTCTCAGTGTCTGAGTGATGACACTGATACAGAGATCTCCACACAG GATGCATGGCAGTGCACAGAGTGCAGGAAATACAACATACCTCTCCAGCGGTACTGCGTTCGTTGTTGGGCTCTGCAAAAAAACTGGTACAAGGACGTGCCTCGACTGGCTCATTCCCTCTCTGTCCCTGACATCCCAGCATGTagttctctctctgcccatgaCGAAGAAGATGACAGCGACACAGGCATTGATGTCCCAGACTGCAGCAGAACGGTCTCGGACCCTGTGGTGCTGCCCTCCCACTCAACAGCTGACCGACCGATTCCCACAGCAGGTATGGGTAAAGGCAAAGGGCCACGCCCTTCTGGCTTCCACAGGCACGATCAGCTCTCAGAGGGGGAAAGCCAGGAAAATCTGGGTATGGAGGTCCAAGACATTCGACCGGAGGCGCTGCTGGAGCCCTGCAAGCTGTGTCGAGTGCGACCCCGTAATGGGAATATAATACATGGACGAACGGCTCACCTGCTTACCTGTTTCCCATGTGCACGGAGGCTACATAAGTTCCAGGctccctgtccagggtgtggaAAGATAATTCAAAAAGTTATTAAGATATTCATCCTCTAA
- the mdm4 gene encoding protein Mdm4 isoform X1 yields the protein MSSLSVQPQASSSSCRTLPGEGSQVKPKAPLLQILRVAGAQEDVFTLKEVMHYLGQYIMGKQLYDKQRQHIVHCQDDPLGELLEVESFSVKNPSPVYEMLKKYLVVIGCGDAAVNLSVGHECVEGGVEDRGQMCEGVVKAGVVAGSDGPLLPTPSQRRPRDPDDESLEGLPRSACKRPKLDVSLEEWDLSGLPWWFLGNLRNNYSRRSNGSTDIHTNQLSLAQEEDTAIVSDTTEDLWILTEGESEQVSVEMKEAALEEGSGGEEGSFDDDYGGGKEEKSNREMQDEPDEDSQCLSDDTDTEISTQDAWQCTECRKYNIPLQRYCVRCWALQKNWYKDVPRLAHSLSVPDIPACSSLSAHDEEDDSDTGIDVPDCSRTVSDPVVLPSHSTADRPIPTAGMGKGKGPRPSGFHRHDQLSEGESQENLGMEVQDIRPEALLEPCKLCRVRPRNGNIIHGRTAHLLTCFPCARRLHKFQAPCPGCGKIIQKVIKIFIL from the exons GTGATGCACTACCTGGGTCAGTACATCATGGGGAAGCAGCTGTATGACAAGCAGAGGCAGCACATTGTTCATTGCCAGGATGATCCTTTGGGTGAACTTCTGGAAGTTGAAAGCTTCTCTGTCAAAAATCCAAG CCCAGTGTATGAAATGCTCAAGAAGTACctggttgtgattggttgtgGTG ACGCTGCAGTGAATCTTTCTGTGGGCCATGAGTGTGTAGAGGGCGGAGTGGAGGATCGTGGTCAG ATGTGTGAGGGTGTGGTCAAAGCAGGAGTGGTGGCCGGAAGCGATGGGCCTCTTCTGCCCACCCCCTCTCAGAGACGACCTCGTGACCCTGACGACG AGTCTCTTGAAGGCCTGCCGCGCTCGGCCTGCAAACGCCCCAAACTGGATGTCAGCCTGGAAGAGTGGGACCTCTCTGGTTTGCCCTGGTGGTTTCTGGGTAATCTCCGTAATAACTACAGCCGCAGGAGCAATGGCTCCACTGACATCCATACAAACCAA CTGTCTCTTGCACAGGAGGAGGACACAGCCATTGTGTCAGACACAACAGAAGACTTGTGGATTCTGACAGAGGGCGAGAGTGAGCAAGTAAGCGTGGAAATGAAGGAAGCTGCCTTAGAAGAGGGAAGTGGAGGAGAAGAAGGTTCCTTTGATGATGATTATGGAGGAGGGAAGGAGGAAAAGTCAAACCGAGAG aTGCAAGACGAGCCCGATGAAGACTCTCAGTGTCTGAGTGATGACACTGATACAGAGATCTCCACACAG GATGCATGGCAGTGCACAGAGTGCAGGAAATACAACATACCTCTCCAGCGGTACTGCGTTCGTTGTTGGGCTCTGCAAAAAAACTGGTACAAGGACGTGCCTCGACTGGCTCATTCCCTCTCTGTCCCTGACATCCCAGCATGTagttctctctctgcccatgaCGAAGAAGATGACAGCGACACAGGCATTGATGTCCCAGACTGCAGCAGAACGGTCTCGGACCCTGTGGTGCTGCCCTCCCACTCAACAGCTGACCGACCGATTCCCACAGCAGGTATGGGTAAAGGCAAAGGGCCACGCCCTTCTGGCTTCCACAGGCACGATCAGCTCTCAGAGGGGGAAAGCCAGGAAAATCTGGGTATGGAGGTCCAAGACATTCGACCGGAGGCGCTGCTGGAGCCCTGCAAGCTGTGTCGAGTGCGACCCCGTAATGGGAATATAATACATGGACGAACGGCTCACCTGCTTACCTGTTTCCCATGTGCACGGAGGCTACATAAGTTCCAGGctccctgtccagggtgtggaAAGATAATTCAAAAAGTTATTAAGATATTCATCCTCTAA
- the mdm4 gene encoding protein Mdm4 isoform X3 produces the protein MHYLGQYIMGKQLYDKQRQHIVHCQDDPLGELLEVESFSVKNPSPVYEMLKKYLVVIGCGDAAVNLSVGHECVEGGVEDRGQMCEGVVKAGVVAGSDGPLLPTPSQRRPRDPDDESLEGLPRSACKRPKLDVSLEEWDLSGLPWWFLGNLRNNYSRRSNGSTDIHTNQLSLAQEEDTAIVSDTTEDLWILTEGESEQVSVEMKEAALEEGSGGEEGSFDDDYGGGKEEKSNREMQDEPDEDSQCLSDDTDTEISTQDAWQCTECRKYNIPLQRYCVRCWALQKNWYKDVPRLAHSLSVPDIPACSSLSAHDEEDDSDTGIDVPDCSRTVSDPVVLPSHSTADRPIPTAGMGKGKGPRPSGFHRHDQLSEGESQENLGMEVQDIRPEALLEPCKLCRVRPRNGNIIHGRTAHLLTCFPCARRLHKFQAPCPGCGKIIQKVIKIFIL, from the exons ATGCACTACCTGGGTCAGTACATCATGGGGAAGCAGCTGTATGACAAGCAGAGGCAGCACATTGTTCATTGCCAGGATGATCCTTTGGGTGAACTTCTGGAAGTTGAAAGCTTCTCTGTCAAAAATCCAAG CCCAGTGTATGAAATGCTCAAGAAGTACctggttgtgattggttgtgGTG ACGCTGCAGTGAATCTTTCTGTGGGCCATGAGTGTGTAGAGGGCGGAGTGGAGGATCGTGGTCAG ATGTGTGAGGGTGTGGTCAAAGCAGGAGTGGTGGCCGGAAGCGATGGGCCTCTTCTGCCCACCCCCTCTCAGAGACGACCTCGTGACCCTGACGACG AGTCTCTTGAAGGCCTGCCGCGCTCGGCCTGCAAACGCCCCAAACTGGATGTCAGCCTGGAAGAGTGGGACCTCTCTGGTTTGCCCTGGTGGTTTCTGGGTAATCTCCGTAATAACTACAGCCGCAGGAGCAATGGCTCCACTGACATCCATACAAACCAA CTGTCTCTTGCACAGGAGGAGGACACAGCCATTGTGTCAGACACAACAGAAGACTTGTGGATTCTGACAGAGGGCGAGAGTGAGCAAGTAAGCGTGGAAATGAAGGAAGCTGCCTTAGAAGAGGGAAGTGGAGGAGAAGAAGGTTCCTTTGATGATGATTATGGAGGAGGGAAGGAGGAAAAGTCAAACCGAGAG aTGCAAGACGAGCCCGATGAAGACTCTCAGTGTCTGAGTGATGACACTGATACAGAGATCTCCACACAG GATGCATGGCAGTGCACAGAGTGCAGGAAATACAACATACCTCTCCAGCGGTACTGCGTTCGTTGTTGGGCTCTGCAAAAAAACTGGTACAAGGACGTGCCTCGACTGGCTCATTCCCTCTCTGTCCCTGACATCCCAGCATGTagttctctctctgcccatgaCGAAGAAGATGACAGCGACACAGGCATTGATGTCCCAGACTGCAGCAGAACGGTCTCGGACCCTGTGGTGCTGCCCTCCCACTCAACAGCTGACCGACCGATTCCCACAGCAGGTATGGGTAAAGGCAAAGGGCCACGCCCTTCTGGCTTCCACAGGCACGATCAGCTCTCAGAGGGGGAAAGCCAGGAAAATCTGGGTATGGAGGTCCAAGACATTCGACCGGAGGCGCTGCTGGAGCCCTGCAAGCTGTGTCGAGTGCGACCCCGTAATGGGAATATAATACATGGACGAACGGCTCACCTGCTTACCTGTTTCCCATGTGCACGGAGGCTACATAAGTTCCAGGctccctgtccagggtgtggaAAGATAATTCAAAAAGTTATTAAGATATTCATCCTCTAA